The Malus domestica chromosome 10, GDT2T_hap1 genome contains a region encoding:
- the LOC103435031 gene encoding CSC1-like protein ERD4, protein MDLSSFLTSLGTSFLIFVVLMFLFTWLSRKPGNTVVYYPNRILRGLDPWEGGSMTRNPFAWIKEALYSTEQEIISVSGVDTAVYFVFMSTVLGILVLSSIVLLPILLSVAATEEAHKLADASVSNGTFSDLDHLSMGHLKEKSPRLWAFLVGVYWVSFVTYVLLWKAYKHASNLRASALMSPQAKPEQFAILVRDIPDVPEGQIRKEQVDSYFKTIYPDTFYRSLVVTDNKEVNKIWKELEGYKKKLARAEAVYAISKDTGKSEGTRPTNKTGFLGLCGAKVDSIDYYTKKINELTPKLEAEQKATLREKQQNAALVFFTSRVTAAAAAQTLHAQLVDTWIVTEAPEPRQLLWRNLKIKFFQRQVRQYVVYIIVALTVLFFMVPIAAISAFTTLENLKKLLPFLKPILKQKAIRTVLEAYLPQIALILFLAFLPKFLLFLSKTEGIPSLSHAVRASSGKYFYFTVFNVFIGVTVGGTLFSTFKTIEKDPNSIVDLLATSLPANATYFLTFVALKFFVGYGLELFRLVPLIIFHIKRKYVCKTEAEVKAAWFPSDLGYGTRVPGDMLIITIVLCYSVIAPLILPFGVLYFGLGWLVLRNQALKVYVPSYESYGRMWPHIQVRLIASLILYQVTMFGYFGVKKFVYAPFLLPLPILSLLYIFICSKKFYHFFQHTALEVAAHELKEIPNMEQVYRAFIPPSLSSEKLNHDQFEDAQSNVSRTAASLA, encoded by the exons ATGGATCTCAGTTCGTTCTTGACGTCCTTAGGGACTTCCTTCCTCATATTTGTGGTTCTGATGTTTTTGTTCACATGGCTTTCGAGAAAGCCTGGGAACACTGTGGTTTACTATCCGAATCGGATCTTGAGAGGGTTGGATCCATGGGAGGGCGGGTCCATGACCCGGAACCCGTTTGCTTGGATCAAAGAGGCTCTGTATTCCACTGAGCAGGAAATTATTTCCGTGTCAGGGGTCGACACTGCTGTGTACTTTGTGTTCATGAGCACTG TGTTGGGTATATTGGTTTTATCTAGCATTGTTCTGCTACCAATTCTTCTGTCAGTTGCTGCCACCGAAGAAGCGCATAAGTTAGCCGACGCAAGCGTAAGCAATGGCACTTTTAGTGACCTTGACCACTTATCCATGGGACATCTCAAG GAGAAGAGTCCTAGGTTGTGGGCATTTCTAGTTGGTGTCTACTGGGTTTCTTTTGTCACATACGTCTTGCTGTGGAAGGCATATAAACATGCCTCCAACCTGAGAGCCAGTGCTCTAATGTCTCCTCAAGCGAAGCCAGAACAATTTGCCATTCTTGTCAGAGACATACCTGACGTCCCCGAAGGTCAAATTAGAAAGGAACAGGTCGATTCTTATTTTAAGACCATCTACCCTGATACATTTTACAGATCATTGGTTGTCACAGACAACAAAGAG gtgaacaaaatttggaaaGAGTTAGAAGGGTATAAGAAGAAGCTTGCGCGCGCTGAAGCAGTTTATGCAATATCGAAGGACACTGGCAAATCAGAAGGAACAAGACCCACTAACAAAACCGGGTTCCTTGGTCTTTGTGGGGCAAAAGTAGACAGTATTGATTACTACACTAAGAAGATTAATGAATTAACCCCAAAACTGGAGGCTGAACAGAAAGCCACTCTCAGAGAGAAGCAGCAAAATGCCGCTCTAGTTTTTTTCACCAGTAGGGTGACTGCAGCTGCTGCAGCTCAGACTCTACATGCCCAACTTGTTGACACGTGGATAGTCACAGAGGCTCCTGAACCTCGTCAACTACTTTGGCGTAATCTCAAAATCAAGTTTTTTCAGAGACAGGTGCGGCAATATGTTGTGTATATCATTGTGGCTCTGACCGTTTTGTTTTTTATGGTTCCCATTGCCGCTATCTCTGCATTCACAACTCTGGAGAATCTGAAGAAACTTCTTCCGTTTCTAAAGCCAATTTTGAAGCAAAAGGCGATTAGGACAGTGCTAGAGGCTTATCTACCTCAAATTGCACTCATACTCTTTCTAGCTTTCTTGCCAAAGTTCCTTCTGTTTTTGTCTAAGACTGAGGGAATCCCTTCCCTGAGCCATGCAGTAAGGGCTTCTTCCGGGAAATACTTCTACTTCACTGTCTTCAATGTTTTTATTGGAGTTACCGTAGGTGGAACCTTATTCAGTACATTCAAGACTATCGAGAAGGATCCTAACTCTATTGTTGACTTACTTGCAACCAGCCTCCCTGCCAATGCAACTTACTTCCTCACCTTTGTGGCCCTGAA GTTTTTCGTTGGATATGGTCTTGAACTGTTCCGACTAGTTCCTCTGATCATTTTCCATATAAAGAGGAAGTATGTCTGTAAGACCGAAGCTGAGGTGAAGGCAGCTTGGTTTCCTAGTGATCTTGGATATGGGACTAGAGTACCTGGTGATATGCTCATCATTACAATTGTCCTCTGCTACTCTGTTATTGCTCCGCTGATTCTTCCATTTGGTGTGCTTTACTTCGGCCTTGGATGGCTTGTCCTTCGAAATCAG GCACTCAAAGTTTACGTTCCATCGTATGAAAGCTATGGCAGGATGTGGCCGCACATCCAAGTTCGACTCATTGCATCTCTGATACTGTACCAAGTTACCATGTTTGGTTATTTTGGGGTGAAGAAATTCGTCTATGCACCATTCTTACTTCCACTTCCTATCTTGTCCTTGCTTTATATCTTCATCTGCAGCAAAAAATTCTACCATTTTTTCCAACACACTGCGCTTGAAGTTGCCGCACACGAACTCAAGGAGATTCCTAACATGGAGCAAGTTTACAGAGCTTTCATCCCACCGAGCCTGAGCTCCGAGAAGCTAAACCATGATCAATTCGAAGACGCTCAATCCAACGTTTCGAGGACAGCAGCATCGTTGGCCTAA